In the genome of Candidatus Eisenbacteria bacterium, one region contains:
- a CDS encoding ISL3 family transposase produces the protein MNQEQGDCVATYLGLQGFGVVSVERSRHPVRGPVKVVRVVRRSGEHECPECGRRHAAGLFTEAAPIRLRDCSIGDLETYLEVRPMRLACCGGTRVERLPFAMPGFRMTRRFFERIAALCTRLPVEAVAQMAKHSWATVARVDGRAIELALGDRTGALADLRWIGVDEVSRTGGRVYFTIVTDLKSGRVVWIGDGKGRRGLLPFLRALGAKGRRRIQGVVSDLGYQSIVASRLPRAVHILDRFHIVQWVNEALTRLRRRLFSGAPREELGRTLKVKKWLLLSARESLEHKDKLLLKELMELNQPLYQAYLLKEQLRGILRHPWTYFGVLRGRLHEWIVAALGSGLGEFEKVALRLAQHLDAVIAGSQQRSRRCASRPAATATPSTSSSRSSSAARCQTTHGRKSCYELTEF, from the coding sequence ATGAACCAGGAGCAGGGCGATTGTGTCGCGACGTACCTTGGCTTGCAAGGGTTTGGCGTGGTCTCGGTGGAGCGTTCCCGGCATCCGGTTCGGGGGCCGGTGAAGGTGGTGCGGGTTGTGCGGCGCTCGGGAGAGCATGAGTGCCCGGAGTGCGGGCGGCGGCACGCAGCGGGCTTGTTCACGGAGGCAGCGCCGATCCGGCTGCGGGACTGCTCGATCGGGGATCTGGAGACGTACCTGGAGGTTCGGCCGATGCGCCTGGCCTGCTGCGGCGGGACCCGGGTTGAGCGGTTGCCCTTTGCGATGCCGGGCTTTCGCATGACGCGGCGCTTCTTCGAGCGGATCGCGGCCCTGTGCACGCGGCTGCCGGTCGAGGCGGTGGCGCAGATGGCCAAGCACTCGTGGGCGACGGTGGCACGGGTGGACGGTCGAGCCATCGAGCTGGCGCTGGGGGATCGCACGGGAGCCCTGGCGGATCTGCGCTGGATCGGGGTGGACGAAGTCTCGCGCACCGGAGGCCGGGTGTACTTCACCATCGTGACGGACCTGAAGAGCGGGCGGGTGGTCTGGATCGGCGACGGCAAGGGGCGCCGGGGGCTCTTGCCGTTCCTGCGCGCCTTGGGAGCCAAGGGTCGCCGGCGGATCCAAGGCGTGGTGAGCGACCTCGGCTACCAGTCGATCGTCGCCAGCCGCCTGCCGCGGGCGGTGCACATCCTCGACCGCTTCCACATCGTCCAGTGGGTGAACGAGGCCCTGACCCGGCTGCGGCGGCGGCTGTTCTCGGGAGCGCCCCGCGAGGAACTCGGGCGCACGCTCAAGGTGAAGAAGTGGCTGCTCCTTTCGGCCCGGGAGAGCCTCGAGCACAAGGACAAGCTGCTGCTCAAGGAGCTCATGGAGCTCAACCAGCCGCTCTACCAGGCGTACCTGCTCAAGGAGCAGTTGCGCGGCATCCTGCGCCATCCCTGGACGTACTTCGGCGTGCTCCGCGGCCGCCTGCATGAGTGGATCGTGGCCGCCCTCGGCAGCGGCCTGGGCGAGTTCGAGAAGGTCGCCCTGCGACTCGCCCAGCACCTCGATGCGGTGATCGCTGGCAGCCAGCAAAGATCGCGGCGCTGCGCTTCCAGGCCCGCGGCTACCGCGACGCCGAGTACTTCAAGCTCAAGATCTTCCAGCGCTGCTCGCTGCCAGACAACCCATGGGCGAAAATCGTGCTATGAGCTCACGGAATTCTGA
- a CDS encoding T9SS type A sorting domain-containing protein has protein sequence MVGDGAGGAYFAWFDGRHQSTAGTPETVYLQYFTSKGEIGPGWPVNGKPVSPIGTDASMAAGMALAPDGQGGVLIAWTDSRYQPFGNVIVQHIRPDGSHPVGWPDSGVVASCGSVGQDNPVLISDGVGGLLVAWQDERWSFSSDIYAQHIRADGSVAPGWLADGNPIGQAVNYQVAPEMVSDGAGGAIIAWSDNRNTTWHGTNYDIYAQRVTAEGLGLWTNGGVPVCKAPGKQQAVQLCSSGDGGAIAAWIDGRTTSGYNSALYGQHLLPDGSMSPLVPTDGRALCSTPTTRPPFSLAADGAGGSYVSWFIYAGTYTQAALQHVSGNLQPAPGWASAGMLISSVGYVPALAVDGSGGVVPVTEPDWWYRPDIRAYHFAADATPDVLYPPGGLVIAQDFAASSPPLVDRSGSNTWICGWVGAQWPWGPDTPDFLYAQAFPYPLVTATTFGALTVVQAGGLGVRVTWDAYPEGSGRFQLFRAEHSLGPFLPIGAEIDIAGGEHHFSQDDPTALPGHTYYYRVGLRQGMSWTYSSTFKWAGGEQAGFVVLSGNPSRAPMRFALSQAEPSPYRLNVYSVDGKLVRRLSSDGPVLAARIEWDGVGPQGSAVPSGVYFLRLETRSLTTTRRIVLLR, from the coding sequence ATGGTTGGTGATGGGGCTGGCGGGGCGTACTTCGCGTGGTTCGACGGGCGGCACCAGTCCACGGCTGGAACCCCCGAAACAGTTTACCTCCAATACTTCACGTCGAAGGGAGAGATTGGCCCCGGCTGGCCGGTGAACGGCAAGCCCGTGAGCCCCATTGGCACCGATGCCTCCATGGCGGCCGGGATGGCCCTCGCACCAGATGGTCAGGGAGGCGTCCTGATCGCCTGGACCGACAGCCGTTACCAGCCCTTCGGCAATGTCATCGTCCAGCACATCCGCCCTGACGGCTCGCACCCCGTCGGATGGCCGGACTCGGGAGTCGTGGCCTCCTGTGGCAGCGTGGGGCAGGACAACCCCGTTCTGATCTCAGATGGGGTCGGTGGGCTCCTCGTGGCCTGGCAGGATGAGCGGTGGTCCTTCTCCTCGGACATCTACGCCCAGCACATCCGCGCCGACGGCTCGGTCGCACCCGGCTGGCTCGCAGATGGGAATCCCATCGGCCAGGCGGTCAACTACCAGGTGGCGCCCGAGATGGTGAGCGATGGCGCGGGCGGTGCGATCATCGCCTGGTCCGACAACCGCAACACCACCTGGCACGGCACCAATTACGACATCTACGCCCAGCGGGTGACTGCCGAGGGGCTAGGCCTGTGGACGAACGGCGGTGTGCCCGTGTGCAAGGCACCGGGCAAGCAGCAGGCCGTCCAGTTGTGCTCCTCGGGGGATGGCGGGGCCATCGCGGCCTGGATCGACGGGCGCACGACCTCCGGCTACAATTCGGCGTTGTACGGGCAGCACCTCCTGCCGGATGGGTCCATGTCGCCGCTGGTCCCGACGGACGGACGGGCGCTCTGCTCCACGCCCACGACCAGACCGCCCTTCTCCCTGGCCGCAGACGGGGCGGGAGGCTCGTACGTCTCCTGGTTCATCTATGCCGGCACCTACACCCAGGCGGCCCTGCAGCACGTTTCGGGCAATCTTCAGCCCGCTCCTGGCTGGGCTTCTGCCGGGATGCTCATTTCCTCCGTGGGCTACGTCCCGGCACTGGCGGTGGACGGCTCGGGTGGAGTCGTCCCGGTGACCGAACCTGACTGGTGGTACCGTCCCGACATTCGGGCCTATCACTTCGCGGCAGACGCCACACCGGACGTGCTCTATCCGCCGGGTGGACTAGTGATAGCCCAGGACTTCGCCGCCAGCTCTCCCCCTCTCGTGGATCGCTCCGGATCCAACACTTGGATCTGCGGGTGGGTGGGCGCACAGTGGCCATGGGGCCCGGATACCCCTGACTTCCTCTACGCCCAGGCGTTCCCCTACCCCCTGGTCACCGCGACCACCTTTGGCGCACTCACCGTCGTGCAGGCCGGGGGCCTGGGCGTGCGGGTGACCTGGGACGCCTATCCCGAGGGCTCGGGTCGCTTCCAGCTCTTCCGTGCCGAGCATTCCCTCGGGCCGTTTCTGCCGATCGGAGCCGAGATCGACATCGCGGGAGGCGAGCACCATTTCAGCCAGGACGACCCCACGGCGCTTCCCGGACATACCTACTACTACCGCGTGGGATTACGCCAGGGTATGAGCTGGACCTACTCCTCGACCTTCAAGTGGGCCGGCGGAGAGCAGGCCGGCTTCGTGGTGCTCAGCGGCAATCCCTCGCGCGCGCCGATGCGATTCGCCCTGAGCCAGGCCGAGCCCTCGCCCTACCGCCTGAATGTGTACTCGGTCGACGGCAAGCTCGTTCGCCGGCTTTCGAGCGACGGCCCAGTGCTGGCTGCCCGCATCGAATGGGACGGTGTGGGTCCGCAGGGCTCGGCCGTGCCGTCCGGGGTCTATTTCCTCCGTCTCGAGACACGCTCCCTGACCACGACCCGACGTATCGTGTTGCTTCGGTAA
- a CDS encoding FAD-binding protein, whose protein sequence is MPFTAPPPDSSWRDRVDRDAITRELATLVGERWVLHHPADLLVYDADALVVEKARPDWVVLPADTVQVADVVKLCDREGIPFVPRGAGTGLTGGCVPECGGVVLSLARMDRVLDVDAVHRTAVVQPGVVNLGLSKTTAPERLLYAPDPASQQTCTVGGNVATNAGGPHCLKYGVTTNHVLGVVLVRPDGSILKLGGRVADAPGYDLAGLVVGSEGTFGVVTEIVVRLLPVPETVRTFLAIFDDIDDASRCVSAIIAAGILPAALEMMDRLTIHAIEPFARVGLPLDAGAALLVELDGPRAGMPALKERALEIARAHGPREIREARTEEERAQLWKARKSAFGAFGRISSGMHVMDGVVPRSRILEALRRIAGISARLGVRCANVFHAGDGNLHPNILFDAEDPAETARAIEASHEILKMCIELGGTISGEHGIGHEKRDLMPLLFTDEDLELMDRVRRIFNPRNLCNPGKVFPSGKGCGEVKRLAAVEGAWI, encoded by the coding sequence ATGCCCTTCACCGCCCCGCCCCCTGACAGTTCCTGGCGCGACCGCGTGGACCGCGACGCGATCACCCGCGAGCTTGCCACGCTCGTGGGGGAGCGCTGGGTGCTGCACCATCCCGCCGACCTCCTGGTCTACGACGCCGACGCGCTGGTGGTGGAGAAGGCCCGCCCCGACTGGGTGGTGCTGCCCGCCGACACGGTGCAGGTGGCCGACGTGGTGAAGCTCTGCGACCGCGAGGGAATCCCGTTCGTGCCGCGCGGCGCAGGCACCGGGCTCACCGGCGGCTGCGTGCCGGAGTGCGGCGGCGTGGTGCTCTCGCTGGCGCGCATGGACCGGGTGCTGGACGTGGACGCCGTCCACCGCACCGCGGTGGTGCAGCCGGGCGTGGTGAACCTGGGGCTTTCGAAGACCACCGCGCCGGAGCGCCTGCTGTACGCGCCCGATCCCGCCAGCCAGCAGACCTGCACCGTGGGCGGCAACGTCGCCACCAACGCCGGCGGTCCGCACTGTCTCAAGTACGGCGTGACCACCAACCACGTCCTGGGCGTGGTGCTGGTGCGCCCCGACGGCTCGATCCTCAAGCTGGGCGGCCGCGTGGCGGACGCCCCCGGCTACGACCTGGCCGGCCTCGTGGTGGGCTCCGAAGGCACGTTCGGGGTGGTCACCGAGATCGTGGTCCGCCTCCTGCCGGTGCCCGAGACGGTGCGCACCTTCCTGGCCATCTTCGACGACATCGACGACGCCAGCCGCTGCGTCAGCGCCATCATCGCCGCCGGGATCCTGCCCGCGGCGCTGGAGATGATGGACCGGCTCACCATCCATGCCATCGAGCCGTTCGCGCGTGTGGGCCTGCCGCTGGACGCCGGCGCCGCGCTGCTGGTGGAGCTGGACGGACCGCGCGCCGGCATGCCCGCCCTCAAGGAGCGCGCCCTGGAGATCGCGCGCGCCCACGGACCGCGCGAGATCCGCGAGGCGCGCACCGAGGAGGAGCGCGCCCAGCTGTGGAAGGCGCGCAAGTCCGCGTTCGGCGCGTTCGGCCGGATCAGCAGCGGCATGCACGTGATGGACGGCGTGGTCCCGCGCAGCCGCATCCTGGAGGCGCTGCGCCGCATTGCCGGGATCAGCGCCCGCCTGGGGGTGCGCTGCGCCAACGTGTTCCACGCGGGCGACGGCAACCTGCACCCTAACATCCTCTTCGACGCGGAGGATCCCGCGGAGACGGCCCGCGCCATCGAGGCCTCGCACGAGATTCTCAAGATGTGCATCGAGCTGGGCGGGACCATCAGCGGCGAGCACGGCATCGGCCACGAGAAGCGCGACCTCATGCCGCTGCTGTTCACCGACGAGGACCTGGAACTGATGGACCGCGTGCGGCGCATCTTCAACCCGCGCAACCTGTGCAACCCCGGCAAGGTGTTCCCCTCCGGGAAGGGCTGCGGAGAAGTGAAGAGGCTGGCCGCGGTGGAGGGCGCGTGGATCTGA
- a CDS encoding FAD-binding oxidoreductase — MTSPITPGLAGDLGRLLGEADVLFGEAASAYAVDGMRPTLAVRPGTVEELSAALRALHQAGAAVVVRGAGTFAEVGLPPRRYDAVLLTDRLAGITRYDPDDLTASVRAGTRFQDLQARLLPHRQWLALDPPGFGRATLGGVLATARAGPRRISCGAPRDKVLGMTAVLADGTVHHAGGRVVKNVAGYDLHRLYTGSYGTLAVIAEAHVRLSAVPAAHRTLIHRAQTADEAGALIEKLLGARLELGALALLDGECTRAADARGGSLPWRVSTDERAWTVAALVEGEPDMVEAHLETAAELAGAAKPTVLEGGYSETFWAAVSELGAPEGSSPAPDGRGRFRAMISVLPSDVTRLCARWKGGALGAGLSVHVHAHAGAGHIHVRAVGNSHDALAHAWDRVRADLEGHEAAAQLVDAPLPVKVRGPLWHGPAAPAELMRTFKTTFDPRGVLAPGRMPFDT, encoded by the coding sequence GTGACCTCCCCCATCACTCCCGGCCTGGCCGGCGACCTGGGCCGCCTGCTGGGCGAGGCCGACGTCCTGTTCGGCGAGGCCGCCTCGGCCTACGCCGTGGACGGCATGCGCCCCACGCTGGCGGTGCGGCCCGGAACGGTCGAGGAGCTCTCCGCGGCCCTTCGGGCACTGCACCAGGCCGGCGCAGCGGTGGTGGTGCGCGGCGCGGGCACCTTCGCGGAGGTCGGCCTGCCGCCGCGGCGCTACGACGCCGTGCTGCTCACGGACCGCCTGGCGGGCATCACCCGCTACGACCCCGACGATCTGACCGCCAGCGTGAGGGCCGGAACCCGTTTCCAGGACCTGCAGGCCCGGCTGCTCCCGCACCGCCAGTGGCTGGCGCTGGATCCACCGGGATTCGGGCGCGCCACGCTGGGCGGCGTGCTGGCCACCGCGCGGGCCGGCCCCCGGCGGATCTCCTGCGGGGCGCCGCGCGACAAGGTGCTGGGCATGACCGCGGTGCTGGCCGACGGCACCGTCCACCACGCCGGCGGCCGCGTGGTGAAGAACGTGGCGGGCTACGACCTCCACCGGCTCTACACCGGCTCGTACGGGACGCTGGCCGTGATCGCCGAGGCGCACGTGCGCCTGTCGGCGGTGCCCGCCGCGCACCGCACCCTGATCCACCGGGCGCAGACCGCGGACGAGGCCGGGGCGCTGATCGAGAAGCTGCTCGGGGCGCGCCTGGAACTGGGCGCGCTGGCCCTGCTGGACGGCGAGTGCACCCGCGCCGCCGACGCCCGCGGCGGCAGCTTGCCGTGGCGCGTGTCCACCGACGAGCGCGCGTGGACGGTGGCGGCGCTGGTGGAGGGCGAGCCGGACATGGTGGAGGCGCACCTGGAGACGGCCGCGGAGCTGGCCGGCGCGGCGAAGCCCACGGTGTTGGAGGGCGGCTACTCGGAGACATTCTGGGCCGCGGTCTCGGAGCTGGGCGCGCCGGAAGGCTCCTCCCCCGCGCCGGACGGGCGGGGGCGCTTCCGCGCGATGATCTCGGTGCTGCCCTCCGACGTGACCCGGCTGTGCGCGAGGTGGAAGGGCGGGGCACTGGGCGCGGGGCTCTCGGTGCACGTGCACGCCCACGCGGGAGCCGGGCACATCCACGTGCGCGCGGTGGGCAACTCGCATGACGCCCTGGCCCACGCCTGGGACCGGGTGCGCGCGGACCTGGAAGGCCACGAGGCCGCCGCGCAGCTGGTGGACGCGCCGCTGCCGGTGAAGGTGCGCGGTCCCCTGTGGCACGGGCCCGCCGCGCCCGCGGAGCTGATGCGCACGTTCAAGACCACGTTCGATCCCCGCGGGGTGCTGGCTCCCGGCCGGATGCCGTTCGACACATGA
- a CDS encoding 4Fe-4S dicluster domain-containing protein produces the protein MSTPTGWFDADGAPDGAKLRGCVHCGLCLQACPTYRELKLEADSPRGRLYLMRALHEGRVEPAPEVRAHLDLCLVCRACETACPSGVPFGELMEATRAQVERRVPRRGPGRWALDFALRRILPSGFGMGALTATLRLYQGTGLRALVRGSGLSRALPPGLRAAEALLPDVPGGTRRLARRTPAATDPPRARVAFLVTCVNRPLFPGVNRATLALLARAGAEVVIPKRHTCCGALHAHAGRRADALALARRNIEAFEAAGDTDFVVTSAAGCGAALREYGHWLEHDPAWAERARHFAGKARDTLEVLAELGLPEPSSPTGEVVAVHDPCHLAHAQKVRSAPRTLLRDAGYVVRDLDDSDFCCGSAGIYNLAQPAMALRQLERKVDTIRRAGAACVAVANPGCLLFMQQGARQAKLAVKMIHPLELLAKAHGLTV, from the coding sequence ATGAGTACCCCCACCGGCTGGTTCGACGCCGACGGCGCGCCCGACGGCGCGAAGCTGCGCGGGTGTGTCCACTGCGGGCTGTGCCTGCAGGCCTGCCCCACGTACCGCGAATTGAAGCTGGAGGCCGACTCGCCGCGCGGGCGGCTGTACCTGATGCGCGCGCTGCACGAGGGGCGCGTGGAGCCCGCACCCGAGGTCCGCGCGCACCTGGACCTGTGCCTGGTGTGCCGCGCGTGCGAGACCGCCTGCCCCTCCGGCGTCCCCTTCGGCGAGTTGATGGAGGCCACCCGCGCGCAGGTGGAGCGCCGGGTGCCGCGCCGCGGCCCGGGGCGCTGGGCGCTCGATTTCGCCCTGCGGCGGATCCTGCCCAGCGGGTTCGGCATGGGCGCCCTCACCGCCACCCTGCGCCTGTACCAGGGCACCGGGCTGCGCGCCCTGGTGCGCGGGTCGGGCCTCTCGCGCGCCCTCCCGCCGGGACTGCGCGCCGCGGAGGCGTTGCTGCCCGACGTGCCCGGTGGCACGCGGCGCCTGGCGCGGCGCACCCCGGCGGCCACCGACCCGCCTCGCGCGCGGGTGGCCTTCCTGGTGACCTGCGTGAACCGGCCGCTGTTCCCGGGCGTGAACCGCGCCACGCTGGCGCTGCTGGCGCGCGCCGGCGCGGAGGTGGTGATCCCGAAGCGGCACACCTGCTGCGGCGCGCTGCATGCGCACGCGGGGCGCCGCGCCGACGCGCTGGCGCTGGCGCGCCGCAACATCGAGGCGTTCGAGGCCGCCGGGGACACCGACTTCGTGGTCACCAGCGCCGCCGGGTGCGGGGCGGCACTGCGTGAATACGGACACTGGCTGGAGCACGACCCCGCGTGGGCCGAACGGGCGCGGCACTTCGCCGGCAAGGCGCGCGATACGCTGGAGGTGCTGGCGGAGCTGGGGCTGCCGGAGCCGTCCAGCCCCACGGGCGAGGTCGTGGCCGTGCACGACCCCTGCCACCTGGCCCATGCGCAGAAGGTGCGCTCCGCCCCGCGCACGCTGCTGCGCGACGCCGGCTACGTGGTGCGCGACCTGGACGACAGCGACTTCTGCTGCGGCAGCGCCGGGATCTACAACCTGGCGCAGCCGGCCATGGCACTGCGGCAGCTGGAACGCAAGGTGGACACCATCCGCCGCGCCGGCGCCGCCTGCGTGGCGGTGGCCAATCCCGGGTGCCTGCTGTTCATGCAGCAGGGCGCGCGGCAGGCGAAGCTGGCGGTGAAGATGATCCATCCGCTGGAGCTGCTGGCGAAGGCGCACGGCCTGACGGTGTAG